The region CAGCGGCTCCTGCCTGCTTGCAGGCTTGTGGTTCAATTGCCAGGCTGGAATACATGACTACGGGAATGTTCTGGCAGCATTCATGCGCTAAAAATAGTTTTAGCCAGTCCAGACCATCTTCGCCGGGCAAAATAAACTCCAACAGGATAAGCTTATAGCTGTGTTCTTCATTTTGCCATAATTGAGAATTTATGAACTCATCACCCGATACAAACCGGTAAATTACCAAATTGGATGTTTGTTTTTGCAGCCCCTGCTCCAGGAATAAACAGTCATCATCATCGTCGTCAATAACAATCACTTGTTTTACATTATCCATATTTCATAACATTTCAGTATAAGCTGCGCCAATCTGGCTATACCCTAAAATTCACCGGGCTGATGCTGTGATCAATAAATCGTGACCTTTTGTATTCAACTCCCAGTCGTTGAACGCTTCATTCCAGCTGAAGAGCAATTGACGTTCGCTGGCATTCCCATAGTCGTTGGTAACGGGAAATTTTATAGCGTAATGATGTTGCTGTCCATCATTAGTTTTTGGGAGTTGCTTAAAAGCATCTATTAATTC is a window of Spirosoma linguale DSM 74 DNA encoding:
- a CDS encoding response regulator receiver protein (PFAM: response regulator receiver~SMART: response regulator receiver~KEGG: dac:Daci_1573 response regulator receiver protein); its protein translation is MDNVKQVIVIDDDDDDCLFLEQGLQKQTSNLVIYRFVSGDEFINSQLWQNEEHSYKLILLEFILPGEDGLDWLKLFLAHECCQNIPVVMYSSLAIEPQACKQAGAADYITKPCDLVELDLVSEKICLSWLLD